In Mycetocola spongiae, the genomic stretch GTGAGCATTCATTCTGAAACACTTAATCAATTAGCGCAAATAACGAATTCTGATCCGCCTACTAAGCTGAGCTTATGATGGAAATCGACCCCAAGCGGCTCGCCTTTTTGCTCGCCGTGGCCCGCAACGGAAGCATCCTCGCGGCCGCCGATGCGCTGCATCTCACCCCCTCCGCTGTATCCCAGCAGGTGAGCGCACTCGAGCGCGAACAGGGCGTCCTGCTCCTGGATCGCGGGCCGCGCGGCGTGACCCTGACCCCCGGTGGACGCATCCTCGTGGAGACCGCCGAATCCATCGAGCGGGAGCTGATCGAGGCCCGCTCGCGCCTGGTGGAAACCCAGGAGGACGTGACCGGTACCGTGGCCATCGGCGCTTTCCAGACCGTGATCTCCGGCCTGCTCGCCCCGCGCCTGGCCGAGCTACACGCCGAGCTGCCGGGAATCTCGATCACGCTGCGCGATGGCACCACCGCGCGCCTGCCGCGGATGCTGCGCACCGCCGAGGTGGACCTGATCATCCTGGACCGCGAACTGGACGATAGCACCCCGCCACATACCGCCGATGTGCCCTTCCTGGATGAGCCCTGGCGGCTGGTGGCGCCGCAGGGCACCACCGCCGAGCTGGGCCCGGCCGAGATCGCCAAGCTGCCCTGGCTGGGGGTCGCCAGCGTGGGGGCCTCGGTGCGCGCGGTGGAGCGCGCCCGCGCGAGCCTCGGGGTGAGCACCCCGCCCGTGCACGGCTATGACGATTTTCAGACGGCACTCGCGCTTGTGGCCGCGGGCCAGGGCATCACGCTGCTGCCCGATCTGGTATTGCAGCAGGGATTGCCCGAGGGGGTAGTGGTGATCGACCGGCCCGGGCTTGGCTCGCGACACCTCACGATCCGGCATCGCGCAACCCGACGCGAGCCCTCGGGGGCCACCGAGGCCGTGATTGGCGCGCTGGGCAGGCTCGTGCGCGAGGCCGAACCCGGCGAATATCTCTAGGCGGAATCCCGGAATTGGTGTGCTCACGCTAAGGTTATCGGGTGAGCAATGAAATTGAGATCGGTGTCGGTAAGAGCGCCCGTGGCGTATTTGGCTTTGACGATGTGGCCATCGTCCCCGATCGGCGCACCCGCGATCACCGCGACGTCTCCGTGAACTGGGAGATTGACGCCTTCACGTTTGAGACCCCGTTTATCGCGGCCCCCATGGACTCCGTGGTTTCCCCGGCCTCCGCGATCGCGATCGGCAAGCTCGGTGGCCTCGGTGTGCTGGACCTCGAGGGCCTCTGGACCCGCTATGAGAACCCCGAGCCGCTGCTCGCCGAGATCCGCGACCTGTCCGCCGCCGCCGCGACCGCGCGCATGCAGCAGATCTATGCCGAGCCGATTAAGCCCGAGCTGGTGACCGCCCGCCTCGCCGAGATCCGCGCCGCCGGTGTCACCGTGGCCGGTGCCCTCTCGCCCCAGCGCACCCAGGAGCTGTCCGATACCGTGGTGGCCGCCGGCGTGGATATCTTTGTGATCCGCGGCACCACCGTCTCCGCCGAGCACGTCTCGCGCGAGCAGGAGCCCCTGAACCTGAAGAAGTTCATCTATGAGCTTGATGTCCCGGTGATCGTGGGTGGCGCCGCCACCTATACCACCGCCCTGCACCTCATGCGCACCGGTGCCGCCGGTGTGCTGGTGGGCTTTGGTGGCGGTGCCGCCTCCACCACCCGCGCGAGCCTCGGCATCCACGCTCCCATGGCCACGGCCGTGGCCGATGTTGCCGGTGCCCGCCGCGACTATATGGTCGAATCGGGTGGCCGCTATGTGCAGGTCATCGCCGATGGTGGGCTGGGTTCCGCGGGAGATATCGTCAAGGCGATTGCCTGCGGTGCCGATGCCGTGATGCTGGGCACCACGCTCGCCCGCGCCACCGATGCCCCCGGCGGAGGTTTCCACTGGGGAGCCGAGGCCTATCACCCCCAGGTTCCGCGCGGCAACCGCGTGGAGGTGGGCCAGGTGGGTTCGATGGAGGAGATCTTCCACGGTCCCGCCACGAGCACCGATGGCAGCGCCAACCTCGTGGGTGCCCTGCGCCGCGCGATGGCCACCACGGGCTATTCGGATCTGCGCGAGTTCCAGCGTGCGCCGCTGGTGACCCGTCGCAGCATGTAGTTTTTCCCTGGCGCGGGGCCCGGTGATCCACAGGATCGCCGGGCCCCGCGTTTTTATGCGCTCGGCAATATCGTCACATACCTATTGTGTTCGGATGCTTCTGGCTAAGCTCGAAGCAGCGAAGAATGGGAGTGACAATGGCCACGCAGAAATCCAAGAACGCAACGAATAAAACGGCTTCATCCGCGGCGGGTGAATCCCGCGCCGGGGAGCCGCGTCGGCAGGGCCTGGGCCCGCAGCAGCGCGCCGAGGCGATCGCCGCCCTCAAGGATAAAGAGCTCGATATCCTCGTGGTGGGTGGCGGAATTGTGGGGGCCGGGGCCGCACTGGATTCCGTGACCCGGGGCCTGAGCACGGGCATCCTGGAGGCCCGGGACTGGGCCAGCGGAACGTCGAGCCGCTCCTCGAAGCTTGTCCACGGCGGGATCCGCTATCTGGAGCAGCTCGATTTCCGGCTCGTCCGGGAGGCCCTGATCGAGCGTGGTCTCCTGCTGCAACGCCTCGCCCCGCACCTGGTAAAACCGGTGCGTTTTTTATATCCGCTGAACCGTCCGGTATTTGAGCGCCTCTATATCGGTGCGGGCATGCTGCTCTACGATATTTTCAGCTATACCGGCGGCCGCCCGCCCGGGGTTCCGCACCACCGCCACCTCACCCGCCGCCAGGTTCAGCGCGCGATTCCCTCGCTGCGCGATAGGGCCTTTGTGGGTGGCCTCACCTATTACGATGCGCAGGTGGACGATGCCCGCTATGTGGCCTCGGCCGTGCGCACCGCCGCGAGCTATGGCGCGCATGCCGCGAGCCGCGTGCGCGTGGAGGGCTTCCTGAAGGTGGGCCAGCGCGTGGTGGGGGTCAAGGCGCATGACCTGGAGACCGGCGAGCACTTTGAGGTGCGCGCCAAGCAGGTGGTTAACGCCACGGGTGTCTGGACCGATGACACCCAGGCGCTGGTGGGTGAGCGCGGGCAGTTCCGGGTACGGGCCTCCAAGGGCATCCACCTCGTGGTGCCGCGCGACCGCTTCCAGTCCACGATGGGCCTGCTGCTGCGCACCGAGAAGAGCGTGCTTTTTGTGATTCCGTGGGGCCGGCACTGGCTGATCGGCACCACCGATACCGATTGGGACCTGGATAAGGCCCATCCCGCAGCCACCTCGGCCGATATCGACTATCTGCTGGAGCACGTGAACTCGATCCTCGCGGTGCCGCTCACGCGCGATGACGTGGAGGGCGTATATGCGGGCCTGCGCCCGCTGCTCGCGGGAGAGAGCGATCAGACCTCCAAGCTCTCGCGCGAGCATATCGTGACGCATTCGGTCCCGGGCCTGGTGGTGGTGGCCGGCGGTAAGTGGACCACATACCGAATCATGGCCAAGGACGCGATTGACGCGGCGGTGGATGCCCTCGACGGCAAGATCCCGAAGTCCACGACCGAGGAGATTTCGCTGGTGGGTGCCGAGGGCTATCAGGCGGCATGGAATAAGCGCGCCAAGATCGCCCGGGCCTTTAACGTCCATCCGGCGCGCATCGAGCACCTGCTGAACCGCTATGGCACGCTGGCCAATGAGGTGTTGGATCTGATCCGCGAGCGCCCCGAGCTGGGCGAGCCGCTGCCCGGCGCCGATGACTATCTGGGGGCCGAGGTGGTATATGCCGCGAGCCACGAGGGTGCCCTGCACCTGGACGATGTCCTGGCCCGGCGCACCCGCATCTCGATCGAGGCCTGGGATCGCGGCGTCTCGGCGGCCCCGGTGGCCGCGGAGCTGCTGGGCGAGACCCTGGGCTGGGATCGCGCCCGCATCGATCGGGAGGTCGCGCTCTATCTGGCGCGGGTCGAGGCCGAGCGGGCCTCGCAGGAGCAGCCCGATGACGTCTCGGCCGACAGGGTGCGCCTCGAGGCCCCCGAGATTCACGACGCCTAGGGCAACATAAAATGGCCCCGGTTCCGGGTGGAACCGGGGCCATCTTTGCGGGGTTTTAGTCCGCGGACATCCGAATCACGGATTTGATATTGCGCCCGGATTCCATGGCCTCAAAGGCCTCCTCCCAGTCCTCGATGGCGTATTCTCCGCCGATTACCGAGGCCGGATCGAGGCGGCCCGAGGCAAAGAGCCCCAGCACGCGCTCCCATGTATTCCAGCTATGCGAGAACGAGCCATAGAGCGTTACGGCCTTGGCCACCAGCGGGTCCAGGCTGAAGCCCAGCGGCTGCGGGCCCCACCCGATCTTCGCGATCGAGCCAAAGGGCCGCACCAGGTCCAGGCCCTGCTTCAGCGCGATGCTCACCCCCGTGGCATCCACCACGACATCCGCGCCGAGCCCGTCGCCGAGGGTGCGCAGCAGCTCGGCCGGATCCTCGGCCTGCACGTTCACCACGTGATCGGCGCCGGCCTCGCGGGCCTTGGCCAGGCGCAGGGTATCGCCATTGGTTCCGAGCACCACGATGGTGCCGGCCCCGCGCAGCCGCGCGATCTGGAGGGCCAGCGCGCCGATGGCGCCGAAGCCCTGGATCACCACCAGGTCCCCCGGGTTGATCTGCGCGCGCTCGACCAGCGCGTTATAGGCCACCGCAAAGGGCTCGGTCATGGCCGCCTCGGCAAAACCCACGCCCTCCGGGATGCGGTGCAGGACGCGCGGCTCGGCCACGAGGAGTTCGCCAAATGCGCCATCGCGCAGGTTGCCAAAGCCCTCGCGGTGCGGGCACAGGTTATAGCGGCCCGTGCGGCACAGTGCACACTCCCCGCAGATCGAGGCCGCGGTCTCGCAGACCACCCGATCGCCCACGGCCCAGCCGGTCACGCCCTCGCCCACCGCGGCAATAACGCCGGCCGATTCGTGGCCCATGATCACGGGGGTGGCCACCTCCCAGCTCTGGTTATTCCGCCACATGTGCACATCCGAGCCGCAGACGCCCACGGCCCGGGCGGCGAGCAGCACGGTGCCGGGCAGCAGCTCGGGTTCCGGAACATCGCGCACCTCGATATCGCCGTCGTTCAGCCCGTATTTGATGATTGCCCTCATCGGTTCTGTCCCTTCTCCAGGTTCGGTTTATCCAGCGAGCGCTCTCCCGCGGCGGCGCGTGCGCGCTCGTGGTTTTCCACGTGCAGTGCGGTGGAGCCGCCAAAATAGCGATCGCGGGCCTCGCGCAGGAATTCCACCGAGGCGCGCATCTCGTGCATTCCGTTCACGCCGTCCTCTACGCTGATCCAGCCGTCATAGCCCGCACCCACCAGGGTGTTAAAGATCCGGTCATAATCGTTGAGGCCCTCGCCGATCACGCCGTGTTGCAGATCGGGGGAATAGCCGATTGTGCCGTCGCTGCCGCGCAGCGATTCGAGGGTCGCGCCGGGGGCGAGGCGGCGGTCGGAGGCCTGCATGGTGACCACCCGATCGATCACCAACTCCAGGAAATCGGCGGAGTTGGTGCCCGCGGTGATGGCATTGGAGGGATCAAATTGCACGCCAAAATGGGTGCGGTCCTCGATGCGGTCCAGCAGCGCGAGGAAGACCTCGGGGCGCTGGGCAAATTCGGGATAGGCCCAGAAGCCGTCCTTATAGTGATTTTCCAGCCCGAGCGTGATGTCGAGCTCGTGGGCGAGGGGGAGCAGCTCCTGGATGGCCTCGGTGGCCCAGTCCAGTCCCTGTTCCACGGAGACACCGGGGTGGCGCTGGCCGGAGAGTACCCGGGTGCTGGACCCGGCCCCGCCCAGCTGGTGGGTGACCAGCATGATATCGCGCTGCAGATCCAGCTCGCGCTTGCGCACCTCGGGATCGGGGTGGGTGAAATCGGGGGAGGAGCACATCATCGGCATCTCAAAATCGGCCGCGGCGAGGGCATCGCCCACGGCCTCCACGAAGCCCGCGGGGCGGTCCCAGAAGAAGCGGGAATAGAGCTCCAGCCCCTCGATGGGGAGGGTTCGGGCGAGTGTGATCCACTCGAAGACCGTCATGGTTTTATCTGTGGCGATGGCTTCCATCTCGCCCTTGGGGAACACGCTAATTCGCACCCGCGGCACTTCCTTATCGTCGTTGATTCGGGGGTATGCGTCATAAGTATGACCTATATGACTAGGCCCACGCTAGCGCGTCGGGAAGCCTCCCCGCAATACTTCTTCTTATAAGTATGATTAACTTGCTGTGATCCACATATCGCCCCGGGACGCATCGTCGCCTCCCCGGCCCGAAAGGAACCCCATGACCACATTTTTGCCCGCCCCGCTCGCCGCGTGGGCGGCCGACCTGCTCCGCTCCTGGGGGTACTCGCGCGAGGACGCCGAGTTCATCGCCGATACCCTGGTGGAGGCCAATCTGCGCGGCACCGATTCCCACGGCGTGATCCGCCTTCCCGCCTATGCCCGCCGGGTGGACGCGGGGCTGATCGACCCGAAGGCAGTGCCGCTGCTGGAGCGCCGCGGCTCGGTGATCCGCGTGGCCGGTAACCTCGCCGCCGGGCAGATCGCCGCGCGCGATGCCGCCGCCGCGGTCCTCGACGCGGCCCGGGAAAACGGAATCGCCACCGCCGTGGTGCGCGGTAGCGCCCATTTTGGGACCGCCGGATATTATGCGCGCTGGCTCGCCGAGCGCGGTGCCGTGGCCATCGTGGTCTCCAATTCCGAACCCATCGTGGTGCCCTTTGGTGGGCGCGACGCCCTGTTTGGAACCAACCCGTTTGCCTTTGCCGTGCCCACCTCGGGCGCGCCCCTGAGCCTGGACATGGCCACCAGCACCAGCGCGATGGGCCGGGTGCTCCTGGCCGAGAGCCTCGGCGAGACGATCCCGGATACCTGGGGCGTGGATGCCGAGGGCCGGCCCACCACCGATCCCGCCGCGGTGCGCGCACTGCTGCCCTTTGCCGGACCCAAGGGTTATGGCATGGGTTTCCTCGTCGAGGCACTTGGTGGCGCGCTGAGCGGGGCCGCGATGGCCTCCGGAATCGGTGCAATGTACGATAATTTTGAGCGGCCGCAGGATGTTGGGCACGCGCTGATCGCGCTGAATATCGAGCACTTCCTGCCGCGCGAGGAATTCCTCGCGCGCATGGATACCCTCGTGGCCGAGGCCCATGCCGCGCGGCCGGCCGAGGGCTTTTCCGAGGTCCTGGTCCCGGGAGAGCCCGAGGAGCGCACGCGCGCGGCCCGCGCCGCCGCGGGGATCACGATTGGCCCCGAGACCGTCGCGGAACTGACCGCGCTCGGCGAGGCCCACGGCGTGCCGTTCCGCGTGCTCGGCGATGCCCGATGAAGCTGCTCTATCCCGATATCCTGCCCGCACCCGATACCCCGTATGCGGATATCGTTATATACGACGTGACCCGGCCGATTCCCGCGGAACACGAGGATGCCGAGGCCCTCGTGGCCTGGGGCCTCTCCGCGGAGCTGCTGCGGGACGCCGCCCTCAGGCTGGGGCGGCTGCGCTGGGTGCAGACCCTCGCGGCGGGCCCGGACTCGGTGCTCGCCGCGGGCTTTGGGCCCGGGGTGCAGATCACGTCGGGGCAGTCCCTGCACGATGCGACCGTGGCCGAACACGCCCTGGCCCTCTCGCTCGCGGCGGTGCGCTCCCTGCCGGAGCTGCTGCGCGCCCAGATCGGGCACCGCTGGGCGCAGGAGCGTGGGGGAACGGAGCAGGCCGACCACGGGGCGCGCCTGCACACCCTGCGCGATGCCCGCGTGCTGATCTGGGGCTTTGGCGGCATCGCCCGCACGCTCGCCCCGCTGCTGAGCGGGCTCGGGGCCGAGGTGCGCGGTATCGCCCGCTCGCCGCGGATCGTGGATGGCTATCCCGTGCACGCGGTGGGGGAGATCGCCGGGCTGCTGCCCGATACGGATCTGCTGATCATGATCCTGCCCTCGGGAGAACGGACGAACCGGGTGCTCTCGGCCGAGCTGCTGGCCGCGCTTCCCGCGCATGCGTGGCTGGTCAACGTGGGGCGCGGCTCCACCGTGGACGAGGATGCGTTGCTTTCAGCACTGCGCTCGGGCGCATTGGCCGGGGCGGCACTGGATGTCACCCAGATCGAGCCGCTGCCCGTGGACTCGGCCCTCTGGGACCTGCCCAATGTGCTGATCACGCCGCATTCGGCGGGGGGCCGGCCCCTCGGGGCGGAGGCCCTGGTCGCGGAAAACCTTCGGCTATTCACCGAGAATCTGCCGCTTCGTAATCGCGTCGCTCGCTAGGCCCACTCGGACCTGTCGATATCATCTAAAGGATCACCATTCGTGATCGTTTCACAGCGAGGAGTTCGCATGAAGGCCCCCGGAGAACGTACCCCGCAATCGGCGGAGGCTCGCCGTCATAGCCGCATGGGCAGCGGGCTCTATGCGCATGTCGTGGAGACCCTCGGCCAGGAAATCGTGGACGGGCGGCTCGCGGTGGGGGAGCTGATCTATGCCGAGAGCCTGAGCGAGCGCTTTGGTATTTCGCGCTCGGTTGTCCGCGAGAGCGTGCGCACGCTGTCCTCGATGGGCCTGTTGGAGGCTCGGCCGCAGGTGGGCACGCGGGTGCTGGCCATCGAAAACTGGGACCTCTTAAACCCGCAGATCATCGCCTGGCGTGGCCGCGGGCGGCATGCGGCCACGCAGCAGCGCGAGCTGCTCGAGGTGCGGCTCGGGGTGGAGCCGGTTGCGGCCAGGTTGGCGGCCGAGCGGATGAGCGATGACGCCGCGCAGGCCCTGCTCACCGCCGCACTGCAGATGCGCACCGCCCAGGAGACCGATGATGGCACGCTGTTTTTTGATGCCGATGCGCTATTTCACCGCCTGCTCCTGGAGGGCGCAGGAAACCGCGTGATGGAGCAATTCGCGGGGACCATCGGCGCGGTGCTGCACAGCCGCACCCATCTGGCCGAGACGCGGCTCGTGAAGGCCGCCGTGGATCTGCACGTGGATCTTGCGCAGGCGCTGGTGGATCGGGATGCCGACCGCGCCGATCGCCTCTCCACCCAGCTGGTCGCCCAGACCCTGGACGAGCTCGCGGGCCAGGGGGCCTAGCCGAGCTGGCGCCCCGCGCGGTGGGGGCAACACGCGTGTGCCCCCACCTCCCGGTGCCTAGCCCGGGTAGCGGATCTCGGCGGCGTGCACGCGGGCGCAGGCCTCGGTCAGGATCGGCAGCAGGTTATCGCTGGCGGCGGTGAAGGATTCGCCGTCGATGGCCAGCGGCGCACCAAAGACCACCACGGGCGCGCCCAGTCCCGGGCAGCTCACCGCCTGGTCGATGCTGAGCCCACCCACGGCCTGCACCGGCACGGTGGTCGCGGCCACGATGGCCGGGAGATCGGTCAGCGGGGTCAGGCCCAGCTGCGGGTTGGCATTGCGGTGGTCATAGCCGATGTGGTGGATGACCATGCCCACCCCGAGTCGTTCGAGGCGCGCGCACTCGGCCACCCGGTCGCGTGCGCCCAGGTCATCGCCCATGACCAGCATGCCAAAGCGGTCGCCCGCCTCGATCACGCGCTCGATCGTGGCATCGTGGGCCTGGCCCATCACGATCACGGCGTCGGCGCCGGCATCGCCCATCATCTCGGCCTCCAGATAGCCGCCGTCCATGGTTTTTAGATCCACGATGATCGGGTGTGCGGGGAACTCGGCGCGCAGCGCACGAACCGCGTGTAGGCCCTCGGCGAGCACCAGCGGGGTGCCCACCTCGATCCAATCGGCGCCGGCCTCCACGGCGATCGCGGCGGTGCGCAAGGCCTCGGTGTTATTGGTCAGATCCAGGGAGATCTGCACCAGCGGGGTGCGCAGATTTTCCCGCGTGAGGCCGCGGATGGAGGTGGGGCTGAGTGTGGTCATTGGGGTCTCCCGTGCATGAAATAGGGGGTGATGGGGGCCTCGGGGCACGTCCGTGTGCGCCAAAATCCGCCCGGAATAAACTTCAAGTTATTCTTATCAGATAGATCATACTTATGCTATGTTCTTGTTCAACCGGTCCCCGATCGGCGCATACAGCAGAAATTGTTCAAGGAGGAACAACGTGTCTTTTGCACCCAGAAAATTGACTCTCGGCGTAGGGGTTATCGCCGCAGCCACCCTGGTCCTATCCGGTTGTAGCGGCGATGCCGGCAACGAGGGATCCAGCACCGTTAACGTCTCGCTGCCCAACCACACCTGGACCACCGCGATCCAGGAGCGCATCGGCGAATTCGAAAAGGAGAGCGGCATCACGGTGAAGGTAAATACCTTCGGCGAGGACCAGCTCTCGGATCAGTACAACGTGAAGCTCAACGCGGGTTCAAGCGATTTTGATGTGCTGATGTTCCGTCCGCTCCAGGAGGGCCGCCAATTTGTGCAGAATAAATGGCTTAAGGAGGCCCCCGAATCGCTGCTCACCGATAAGGACTGGAACTGGGACGACTTCCAGCAGGGCCCGCGCGATGCCGTGACGATCAACGATAAGGTCTACGGCGTTCCGCTCGTGACCGAGCGCGAGATCGTCTACTATCGCACCGACCTCCTGGAGGCGGCCGGCATCGAGGTGCCCACCACCACCGAGGAATTTGCCGCGGCCGTGGAGGCCCTGCACGATCCCGATAACGGAGTCTTCGGATTTGTCGCCCGCGGCGCGATGGCCGCGGCCGTGACCCAGTTCTCCAGCTATCTGTTTAGCTTCGGCGGAGACTTTAATACCGGCGATAAGGCCACCGTGGACACCCCCGAGGCCATCGAGGCCTATGAGTATTACTCGGGACTGCTGAATAAATATGGCCCTCCCGGAACCACCAATATGAGCTGGCCCGAGGCCCTCGCGATCTTCGCCCAGGGTAAGGCGGCGTTTTATACCGATGCCGATAGCCTCTATAACAACATGGATGATCCCTCGGTATCCTCGGTGATTGGCAAGGTCGGTTTTGCCGCCTTCCCCGCCGGTCCCGCCGGATCCAAGCCCTATAACATCCCCTCCTGGGCCGCGGGCGTCAACGAGTTCTCCAAGAACCAGGACAACGCGTGGAAGTTCATCCAGTGGGCCACAAGCGAGAAGCTGACCCTGGATATTCAGGCCAGCGGTGTTCCCTCGGCTCGCGATTCCGCCTGGGATAACCCCGCGGGCACCGCCGGATTCCCGGAGCAGCTGGTGGAGGTCATCCAGGTCAGCGCCAAGAACGGTGTGGGACACGACCGCCCGCTGGTCACCCAGGTGGGTAAGGCGCGCGATATCGTGGGCGCCCCCATCGTTGAGGGTATCGAGGGCCGCGATGTGGTGGGTCCCGCCAAGAAGGCGCAGACCAACTACCAGGAGTTCCTGGACAAGGAAAAATAACCTCCCCCTTTTTCCGATTCGCGCCCGGGCGGCGCGGCCAGCACTGGTCGCGCCGCCCGCGGCACCAGCGGTGAGAAACGAGACGCATCCCCATGACCCACACCACCCCCTCGGTCGGCCAGAGACTGGTCGGCTTCGCCAACCGGCATCGAGCACTGGTGCTCGCCGGCCCGGCCGTCGCGTTTATTATCGCGATGGTCGCCTTCCCCCTCGTCTATACGCTTTATCTGAGCATGACCGATGCCTCGGGCTCGGTGCGTGCCGACGTGAACTTTAACGGCTTTGATAATTTTGCCGAGCTGCTGGGCGATACCGATCGCTTCTGGCCCGCGGTCTGGCGCACGGTATTTTTCACCGGCGGTGCCGTGATCGTGGAACTCTCCCTCGGCATGGCCATCGCGCTGCTGCTGCGCCGCTCCTTCCGGGGCGAGCGCTGGGTGCGCGTGGCCGTGCTGCTGCCCCTCGTGGCCACCCCCGTGGCCGTGGGCATGATGTGGCTGCTGATTTTTGAGCCCACCATCGGTGCGGCCAATGAGCTGCTGCGCTTCCTCGGAATCCCGCCGCAGGGCTGGATCTCCTCGCGCACCCAGGCCCTGCCCACACTGATGTTTGTGGATATCTGGCAGTGGACCCCGATGGTGGTGATCATCCTGCTGGCCGGGCTGACCTCGCTGCCCGAGGAGCCCGATGAGGCGGCGCGCGTGGACGGCGCAAGCTCGCTCCAGCGCTTCTGGTATGTCACCCTGCCGCTGCTGGCCCCGACCATGGTCACCGCGGTCCTGCTGCGCAGCATCGACGCCCTCAAGACCTTCGATATTCTCTACGCCACCAAGGGTAAGGGAGGCGGGTCCTTCCACGAGGCCGAGACGCTGAACGTGCTGGCCTATAGCTACAGCTTTGACTATAACGATTACGGGCTTTCCTCGGCCGTGCTCGTGCTGTTCTTCCTGATGATCGTGGGCCTGTGTGGCCTGCTGATCTGGACCCGTCGAAAGAGGGCACTGTAATGACCACCACACTCCCTCGCGAGGCCGCGCCCGCGCCCAGCCCCGCGGCGGTGCGCCCGCGTCGCCGTCGCCGCCCCGCCAAGACCCGCGTGGCCTCCGCGCTGCGGGTCATCGCGATCATCGCCGTCCTGCTGTTTTTCCTGGTGCCCTTTGCCTGGATGGTGATGGCCTCGATGAAAACCAGCCTCGAGATCACCGACCCCTCGAAGCTGCTCAACTTCACCCCCACGATCGATAATTTTGTGCGGGTTTTTGATCAGCAGAACTTCCTGCCCTATATCTTTAACAGCTTCTGGGTGGGCTTTGCATCCACGGCGCTGTCGATCCTGCTCGGGGTTCCCGCCGCCTATGTGCTTGCGCGGTTCTCGATGAAGCGCTCCGCGGGCATGGTTCTGGTCGCGCGGATCATCCCGGGCGTGAGCCTGCTGGTGCCCTGGTACTACGTATTCTCCAACCTCGGATTGGTGGGCAGCTTCACGGTGCTCATCATCAGCCATATGTTTGTATCGCTGCCGCTGATCGTCTGGATCATGATGTCCTTCTTTGAGGGGCTGCCGCTGGAACTCGAGGAGGCCGCGGAGATCGACGGGCTCACCCCGATCGGCGCATTCCTGAGGATCACCCTCCCGCTGTCCACCCCGGGCATCGCCACCGCGGGTATCCTCGCGTTCATCTTCTCCTGGAATAACTTCCTCTTTGCGCTGACGCTGGCCAGCGATCAGACCCGCACGCTCCCGCTGGCCCTGTTTAACTTTGTGGGTTATGCGGCGATCGACTGGGGCGGGCTCATGGCGGCCTCCGTGGTGATTACGATCCCCGTGATCGTGGTGGCCCTGTTTACGCAAAAATACATCGTCTCCGGCCTGAGTGCCGGGGCAACCAAGGGATAGGGGCGCGGCCATGAAGATTGACCTGAACGGCAGGGTTGCCGTGATCACCGGGGTGGGTAAGGGGATCGGGCGCGAGATTGTGCACACCTTTGCCCGCGAGGGTGCCGTGGTAATCGCCGTGGATATTAACCGCGAGGACCTGGAGAGCCTGGGGGCGGAATTTGCCGAGGCGGGCTATCCGGGCGCCCAGATTCTCCTGGACGTGCGCGACCGCGATGCGGTCACCGCGGCGATGGAGGACGTGGCCGCGCGCTTCGGCGGCATCGATATCCTGATTAATAATGCCGGGGTCACCGGCGATGGCTGGCTTGATGAGATCAGCGAGCGGGCCTGGGACTTCTGTTTTGACGTCAACGTGAAGGGGACGTTCCTGATGTGCCAGGCCGTCGCGCCGCATATGAAGCGTCGCGGCGGGGGCCGCATCATTAACGCGGCGTCCTTTGCC encodes the following:
- a CDS encoding carbohydrate ABC transporter permease, with the translated sequence MTHTTPSVGQRLVGFANRHRALVLAGPAVAFIIAMVAFPLVYTLYLSMTDASGSVRADVNFNGFDNFAELLGDTDRFWPAVWRTVFFTGGAVIVELSLGMAIALLLRRSFRGERWVRVAVLLPLVATPVAVGMMWLLIFEPTIGAANELLRFLGIPPQGWISSRTQALPTLMFVDIWQWTPMVVIILLAGLTSLPEEPDEAARVDGASSLQRFWYVTLPLLAPTMVTAVLLRSIDALKTFDILYATKGKGGGSFHEAETLNVLAYSYSFDYNDYGLSSAVLVLFFLMIVGLCGLLIWTRRKRAL
- a CDS encoding ABC transporter substrate-binding protein — its product is MTLGVGVIAAATLVLSGCSGDAGNEGSSTVNVSLPNHTWTTAIQERIGEFEKESGITVKVNTFGEDQLSDQYNVKLNAGSSDFDVLMFRPLQEGRQFVQNKWLKEAPESLLTDKDWNWDDFQQGPRDAVTINDKVYGVPLVTEREIVYYRTDLLEAAGIEVPTTTEEFAAAVEALHDPDNGVFGFVARGAMAAAVTQFSSYLFSFGGDFNTGDKATVDTPEAIEAYEYYSGLLNKYGPPGTTNMSWPEALAIFAQGKAAFYTDADSLYNNMDDPSVSSVIGKVGFAAFPAGPAGSKPYNIPSWAAGVNEFSKNQDNAWKFIQWATSEKLTLDIQASGVPSARDSAWDNPAGTAGFPEQLVEVIQVSAKNGVGHDRPLVTQVGKARDIVGAPIVEGIEGRDVVGPAKKAQTNYQEFLDKEK
- a CDS encoding NAD(P)-dependent oxidoreductase, whose amino-acid sequence is MKLLYPDILPAPDTPYADIVIYDVTRPIPAEHEDAEALVAWGLSAELLRDAALRLGRLRWVQTLAAGPDSVLAAGFGPGVQITSGQSLHDATVAEHALALSLAAVRSLPELLRAQIGHRWAQERGGTEQADHGARLHTLRDARVLIWGFGGIARTLAPLLSGLGAEVRGIARSPRIVDGYPVHAVGEIAGLLPDTDLLIMILPSGERTNRVLSAELLAALPAHAWLVNVGRGSTVDEDALLSALRSGALAGAALDVTQIEPLPVDSALWDLPNVLITPHSAGGRPLGAEALVAENLRLFTENLPLRNRVAR
- a CDS encoding FadR/GntR family transcriptional regulator yields the protein MKAPGERTPQSAEARRHSRMGSGLYAHVVETLGQEIVDGRLAVGELIYAESLSERFGISRSVVRESVRTLSSMGLLEARPQVGTRVLAIENWDLLNPQIIAWRGRGRHAATQQRELLEVRLGVEPVAARLAAERMSDDAAQALLTAALQMRTAQETDDGTLFFDADALFHRLLLEGAGNRVMEQFAGTIGAVLHSRTHLAETRLVKAAVDLHVDLAQALVDRDADRADRLSTQLVAQTLDELAGQGA
- a CDS encoding Ldh family oxidoreductase — protein: MTTFLPAPLAAWAADLLRSWGYSREDAEFIADTLVEANLRGTDSHGVIRLPAYARRVDAGLIDPKAVPLLERRGSVIRVAGNLAAGQIAARDAAAAVLDAARENGIATAVVRGSAHFGTAGYYARWLAERGAVAIVVSNSEPIVVPFGGRDALFGTNPFAFAVPTSGAPLSLDMATSTSAMGRVLLAESLGETIPDTWGVDAEGRPTTDPAAVRALLPFAGPKGYGMGFLVEALGGALSGAAMASGIGAMYDNFERPQDVGHALIALNIEHFLPREEFLARMDTLVAEAHAARPAEGFSEVLVPGEPEERTRAARAAAGITIGPETVAELTALGEAHGVPFRVLGDAR
- a CDS encoding orotidine 5'-phosphate decarboxylase / HUMPS family protein, which produces MTTLSPTSIRGLTRENLRTPLVQISLDLTNNTEALRTAAIAVEAGADWIEVGTPLVLAEGLHAVRALRAEFPAHPIIVDLKTMDGGYLEAEMMGDAGADAVIVMGQAHDATIERVIEAGDRFGMLVMGDDLGARDRVAECARLERLGVGMVIHHIGYDHRNANPQLGLTPLTDLPAIVAATTVPVQAVGGLSIDQAVSCPGLGAPVVVFGAPLAIDGESFTAASDNLLPILTEACARVHAAEIRYPG